A DNA window from Camelina sativa cultivar DH55 chromosome 17, Cs, whole genome shotgun sequence contains the following coding sequences:
- the LOC109129959 gene encoding uncharacterized protein LOC109129959, with protein MNGFKRSEADHTLFTLRTNGGHVVVLVYVDDIIITGDDKDSICATKALLNSTFDIKDLGKIGAKPVSTPLEEGHQVKRKGEKPTHGAPVNKLHEPYKDVGRYRRLVGKLIYLTITRPDICYAVNQVSQHMKAPTNFDWQTLERILCYLKGSPGQGIWMGKNNNTELVGYCDADYAGDTIDRRSTTGYCTFIGGNLVTWKSKKQKVVSQSSAKLEYRAMKKLTNELTWLKGLLKDLGVESDQPITMHCDNKAAIHIATNSVFHERTKHIEVDCHKVREKIKEGVVLPCYTPSKDQLADIFTKATSHQICKYISSKLGLVDPTHP; from the exons ATGAATGGTTTCAAGCGCTCTGAAGCTGATCATACGCTGTTCACTCTCCGCACTAACGGTGGCCACGTCGTCGTTCTCGTCTATGTAGATGACATCATTATCACCGGTGATGATAAGGACAGTATTTGTGCCACTAAGGCTCTTCTTAACTCTACCTTTGATATTAAGGATTTAG GTAAGATAGGAGCTAAACCGGTGTCAACGCCACTTGAGGAAGGTCACcaggtcaagcgaaagggggagaagcCAACACACGGTGCTCCAGTTAACAAGTTGCACGAACCATACAAAGATGTGGGACGCTACCGTAGGCTGGTGGGAAAGCTTATCTATCTCACGATCACGAGGCCGGACATATGCTATGCGGTGAACCAAGTCAGCCAACACATGAAGGCTCCAACGAACTTTGATTGGCAAACGCTCGAGCGGATCCTATGTTATCTCAAGGGTAGTCCaggacaaggcatttggatgggaaagaacaacaacacggAACTTGTCGGCTATTGTGATGCGGACTACGCGGGTGATACAATAGATAGGAGGTCCACGACAGGGTATTGCACATTCATTGGAGGGAACCTAGTAACctggaagtcgaagaaacagAAAGTTGTGTCTCAATCAAGTGCCAAGTTGGAATATAGGGCTATGAAGAAGCTAACCAACGAGCTCACATGGCTCAAAGGCCTCCTTAAGGATCTTGGAGTAGAGTCTGATCAACCAATCACCATGCATTGTGATAATAAGGCGGCGATACACATAGCAACCAACTCGGTCTTCCATGAGAGAACTAAGCACATTGAGGTAGATTGTCATAAGGTGCGAGAAAAGATTAAAGAAGGGGTAGTCTTACCGTGTTACACTCCAAGCAAAGACCAATTGGCCGACATCTTCACCAAGGCTACTAGTCATCAAATTTGCAAATACATCTCCAGCAAGCTTGGACTAGTAGACCCTACACATCCGTGA